Within Deinococcus actinosclerus, the genomic segment GCTGGCGGTGCCCGTGTCCTGTGTCATGCGCCGAAGGATGCCGCCCCATTGTGGCCTGAGGGTCAATCGGGTGTCAGGTCACTGTCAGGCTGGGGCCGCTAGGGTGCCGGCAGCGTTGCACCCCCGAAGGGGGGCGTGTGTGGATGAGCACATGTTAAGCATCCTTTGCGGACCGGCACGCTTAATATGAAATCGTTTCAGCCTCTGCCTCCGGGCGGACGGTGCGAAAGGAGCATGATCTTGGAAACTCTGCGCGTATCCGGCACATCCCGTCCCAACGCCATTGCCGGAGCTATTGCGGCCCTCCTGCGTTCACAGGGTCAGGTGGAGATCCAGGCCATCGGGCCGACCGCCGTGAACCAGGCGGTCAAGGCGCTGGCGATTGCCCGTGGGTATCTGGTGGGCGATCAACTGGACCTGTATACCCAGCCTGAATTCGTGAAGCTCGACGTGCATGAGGAGGAGCGGACGGCCGTGCGTTTCTTCGTGCAGGGCATTCCTGCGCCCGGGAGCGCACCGAGCTGACCGCCGATCCGTCTGCTCATGCTGGGCGCTGCCCGGATGAGAGACACCCCACCCGCCGGTGAGGCAGGGGCGCCCGGAGGATCAGTCTCCGGGCGCCTTTCTTCGTGGCGCGCGGTGGGCTCTCCGGGATGAGGACTGCGTGCCGCTCAAGGCGTGACGGGCGAAGTCTCATAAAACTTGAGTCTATCGCGCTAAGATATGGGGAGGAGGCAGTCTGACATGGAATTCTTCGGCCCCTACACCCCCCTCATCCTGATCATCCTGGTCGCGTCCTTCGTGATCCAGGGCGCCCTGACCCGCACCTACCGCCGCTGGAGTGGCGTGCGCAACCCCCGCAACCTCACCGGCGCGCAGGTCGCCCGCATGATGCTCGACGCCAACGGCCTGAGCCACGTGCCCGTGAACGCCGTTCCCGGCAGCCTCAGCGACCACTACGACCCGATGCGCAAGACCGTGAACCTCAGCGAGGGCGTGTACAGCGTGCCCAGCGTCGCCGCGATGGCCGTCGCCGCGCACGAGGTGGGGCACGCCATCCAGGACCGCGTGCGCATGCCCGCCCTGGTCGCCCGGGGCCGCCTGGCCGTTCCGCTGAGCCTGGGCATGAACCTCGCGCCGCTGCTGTTCATGGCGGGCGTGTTCCTGAACTTCGCGGGTCTGATCTGGCTGGGCGTGGTGCTGTTCGGCGCGGCGCTGCTGTTCCACGTGATCACGCTGCCCGTCGAGTTCGACGCCAGCCGCCGCGCCCTGGCCTACCTGAACCAGACCGGCCTGAGCGGCAGCCCCGAGGCGACTGGCGGCGCCCGCAGCGTCCTGACCGCCGCCGCCCTGACCTACGTCGCGGGCTTCGCCATGGCACTGGCGCAGTTCCTGAACGTGCTGAGCATCGCCCGCAACGACGACTGACCCGAACTGAGACTGACCCGAACTAAAAACCGCCCCGGCCAGGTGCTGGGGCGGTTCTTGGTGCGCGGGGTTCAGACGTTGAAGCCGAACATGCGCATCTGACGCTTACCGTCCTCGGTCATTTTGTCCGGACCCCATGGCGGCGTCCACACGAACTCCACGTTCACCTCGCTGACCCCGTCCAGGCGGCCCACGGCGAGTTCCGCGTCGCTGCGGATCAGGTCCTGCACCGGGCAGCCCACGCTCGTCAGGGTCATGGTGATGTCTACCAGTCCCGACGCCTGGATGTCCACGCCGTAGATCAGGCCGAGGTCCACCACGTTCACCGGGATTTCCGGGTCCTTCACGACCTTCAGGGCCTCCAGCACCTGCGCCTCGCTGGGCAGGCCCGCCGCCGGGACGGGCGCGTTCTCGGGAGCCGTCATCAGTTCTGCCCCTGCACGCTGGGCAGGCCGCCTTCCACCCAGGCCATCGTGCCGCCCGCGAGGTTCACGACCTGACCGTACCCCTGCGCCTTCAGGAACTCGCCCGCGCGGGCGCTGCGCGCGCCACTGCGGCAGATCATGACCAGTTCACGGTCTTTGGGGAGTTCCGCGTAGCGGGTCTCGAACTCGCTCAGGGGGATCAGCTGGGCGCCCTCGGCGTGCACCTCGTCGAATTCGTTCTGTTCGCGGACGTCCACGAGCAGCGCGCCCTGCTGCACGCGGCGCAGTCCTTCCTGTGGGGTGACATCTTCCATGCGGCCCAGCATACCCGAGCGCACGGGTCGGAATGTGCCCCAGCCGCGTATCCTGCGCGCATGACCCTGCCCGAAGGTGCCACCGTCATCGACTTGCGCCCGGAGGACCTGCGCGCCGCCGACCCCCTGGGCGACCTGACCGCGCGGCCCGTGCGCGCCGTGAGCCTCCAGGCCATCGAGGACGGCGCGCACGGCCTGACCCCGGACCTGGGCCCGCTGGTCGTGATCTGCGAGCGGGGCGTGCGCTCCGGGCTGGCCGCCCGCTACCTGAGCGCCGACGGGCTGGACGCCCGGGCGTACCCCGGCGGCGTGCCTGCCCTGCGCGTGGCCCTGAGGGGGGATGAGGCGGGCGGCAACTGACCGGGCGGGGACGCCTCTCACGCCGGGGGGCTCTAGACTGACCGCCATGAGTGCCCTGCCCCCCGGTTTCATCTCGACCCGTGACGTGCTCGACGAGCGCCTGAGCGGCGCGGACGTCCGCCGCCTGGAACTGAAGTACGGCAACGAGGAACTCCTGTACGGCCTGGACGTGCTGGGCCTCGCCGGGCCGTTCTCCCGCGTGACCCCCTGGGAACTGGAGGACGAACGCGGCGTGCGCCGCATCAACGCCAGCGGGTACGCTGCCACGCCCTTTGGCGAGATGCCGCCCGCCATCACGGAGTTCATGCACGAGTTCCTGCGGAAGAACCGTGCGATGGGCCTGCCGCAGCAGTCCACCGGCCCCTGGCGCGCCGCCCTGCAGGCGAACCTCGTGGGGCTGCTCGCGCGGGAGCTGCCCAGCCACGCGGACAGTCAGGTGTTCTTCTGCTCCAGCGGCACCGAGGCCATCGAGGGCGCCCTGAAGTTCGCCAAGGCGTGGCGTCCGAAGGCGAAGTACCAGATCTCGTTCGCCAGCGGCTATCACGGCAAGACGCTCGGCAGCCTGAGCCTCACGCCGAACCCCGAGTACCAGGACATCTTCCGCCCGCTGGTGCCCGGCGCGCTGACCAGCCCGTACGGGGACCTGGACGCCCTGACCCGCCTGATCCGCCGCGTCGGCGCGGACAACGTGACCTGCGTGGTCGTGGAACCCATCCAGGGCGAGGGCGGCGTGAACATTCCCCCCGCCGGGTTCCTGCGCGGCGTGGGCGAACTGTGCCGCAGGCACGGCATTCCCGTCATCGCCGACGAGATCCAGACCGGCCTGGGCCGCACCGGGCACTGGTTCGAATCCGCCGCGCAGGGGCTGGATGCCGACATCGTCACGCTCGCCAAGCCGCTGGGCGGCGGCATGACGGCCGTGGGCGCCACCATCGTCCGCGCGCCCATCTACAAGAAGATGCTGGGCGGCCTGAGCAGCAAACGCCACAGCAACACCTTCGGCGGCGGCGCGCTCGCCATGGCGGTCGGCCTCAGGAGCCTGGAGTACCTGATCGAGAACGACCTCCCGGCCCGCAGCGCCGCGCTGGGTGCCGAGGGCCTCGCGCGGCTCCAGGCGGTCCAGAAGCGCTTCCCGAACCTGCTGGAGGCCGTGCGCGGCCAGGGCATGCTGTTCGCGCTGCAGTTCCGGCCCATGGTGGGCGTGCCGCTGCCCGGCGCGCTGAAGGAACTCGTGTTCGAGGCGACCGCGATCCTCGCGCTGCGCGAACTGCACCAGGGGGGCGTCATGGCCAACCTGTCCCTGAGCAGCAAACGCACCGTGCGCCTGACGCCCGCGCTGGACATGCCGCAGGACGTGTTCACCACGATGTTCGACCGGGTGGAGGCCTTCGCGCAGACGCACCCGAGCGCCCGCCACCTGCTGACGAGCACCCCCCCGCAGGTCACCGCGCGCCTCGCGGCGTTCGCGGCCAGCAAACCCAAGAAACGCACCCCCAGCGACGGCTGACCCGGTCAGGACGAAGCGGCCCCGGTGTCATCACGGGGCCGCCTGACGTGCGGCCGGCTTCAGGCCAGCCCGCAGGCCCGCTGCACGAGCAGGTGCAGTTCGTCGCGGCCCAGGCGGCGCACCTCCAGCGGCAGGTCGCCCGGCAGGGCACTCAGGCCCGGCACGATCGGCACGAAGCGCAGCTCGGGGCGGCAGATCAGGTCGCGCGCGGCGGTCAGCGCCAGCGTGAAGTCCACGCGCAGTTCGAAGTGGGCGTTCAGCTCGGCCCGCAGCGGGTCCGGGTCCCCCGCGAGCAGCGCCACGAGGGCCGGGTGAGGCGCGAAGGCGTCCTCCAGGTGCCGCGCGGTGCGGGGCACGTCCAGGAAGACGCCTGCGCCGCTCAGGACGTAGCCGCTCACGCGGCGGCGGCACAGGTCGGGGTTGTCGCCGCGCACGAGCGTCACCTGCCGCCCCGCGCGGGCCGCGCCGCCCAGCAGCGCCCACAGCCGCCCCAGGCTGGAGTAGCGGGCCAGTTCGACGTGCCCCGCCGGTCGGTGCGGGAGGGGCCGGGTGGGGCGTTCGCTGGCGGGGCTGGGCACGGCCGCATCGTACGGCGCGGGGCGGGTGCGTGAAGGTGACGTGAAGCGGAACCGGGCGCGTCCTCGCAGTCCGGGCGTCCTTGAACGCGGTACAAGATCAGCATGACGAGCACGCCTGACCCGAGCGCCCTTCTGGCCGGCCTGGACCTGCGGGCCCTCGCCGCGCTGAGCGAGCGCGTGGACCTGCCCGCGCTGCTGGGCGCCGCCTCCCGCCTGAACGACCGGCAGCTGGGCCAGCTGACCCGCACGCTGAGCGGGCCGCACGACGACCACAGCACCCTGCCCGCACCGGACGGGGACTTCCTGGGCCAGCTGGGCACCCTCGGGCCCGACGAGCGGCAGACCGCCGCGGACGTGCGGGCGTTCATGGAGACCCACGTCGCGCCGATCATGAACGAGTACTGGAACCGCGACGAGTTCCCCCGCCAGCTCATCCCGAAGCTGCGCCGCCTGGACCTGCTGCGCCGCATCTGGAACGAGGACGGCACCCGCAAACCCAACGCGACCGTGCTGGAGGGCCTGATCACCCTGGAGGCCTGCCGGGTGGACGTGAGCACCGCCGTGTTCTTCGGCGTGCACGCGGGACTGGCCTTCGCGTCCGTGGCGCTGGGCGGCAGCGACGAGCAGAAGGCCGAGTGGCTGCCGAAGATGCTGGACCTGGACGTCATCGGCGCGTTCGGCCTGACCGAGCCCGAGGGCGGCAGTCAGGTCAGCCAGGGCATGCGCACCACCTGCCGCCGCGACGGCGACCGCTGGATTCTGCGCGGGCAGAAGAAATGGATCGGGAACAGCACCTTCAGCGACTTCACGGTGATCTGGGCGCGGGACGTGGACGGCGGCGAGGTCCGCGGCTTCATCGTGCGCGCGGGCACCCCCGGCTACAGCGTCGAGAAGATCCAGGGCAAGACCGCGCTGCGCATCGTCGAGAACGGCCTGATCACCCTGGACGACTGCGCCGTGCCCGACAGTGACCGCCTCCAGAACGTGCAGGGCTGGCGGACCACCGCCGAGGTGCTGAAACTCACCCGGGCGGGCGTGGCGTGGCAGGGGGTCGGCTGCGCGATGGGCGCCTACGAACTGGCCCTCGCGTACGCGCAGACCCGCGAGCAGTTCGGCAAGCGCATCGGGGAATTCCAGCTCATCCAGAATCACCTCGTGCACATGCTGGGCAACGTGACCGGCATGCTGGCCCTGTGCCTGCGCCTGAGTCACCTCGCCGACGCGGGCGACATGCGCGACGAACACGCTGCCCTGGCCAAGGTCGTCACCGCCGCGCGCTGCCGCGAGACGGTCGCGCTGGCCCGCGAGACCTTCGGCGGGAACGGCATCCTCCTGGAGTACGGCGTCGCGAAGCACTTCGCGGACACCGAGGCCATCTACTCCTACGAGGGCACCAACGAGATCAACACCCTGGTCGTGGGCCGCGCCATCACCGGCCTGAGTGCCTTCGTGTAACCCCGCCCGCCTGCGGGAAGAGGTTGTGCGAGGTTGTGGGATCGGCTGCCCTCGCGCCGCACCCCGGCCTCCTATGCTGACCGGCGTGACCCCTGACCCGCCCGTCCGATCCCGCCGACCCGCCCGCCTCTCGCCACGCGTCCGCACGTGGCTGGTGGCGGGCCTTTCACTGCTCGGCGGGTACGTGATCGCCACGGCGCGGCAGGTGGCGGTGCGGCCCCCGCTGGTGCTGGGGCAGGACGCCGTCAGTTCCCCGCAGAGCCGGGAGGCCCGCGTGACACTGGAACAGGCGGGCGGCCCGGTCATCCGCATCCGCCCGGCGGGCGGGGAGGCGCGGACGCTGCTGGTGTTCTACCCCGGCGGGCTGGTGCGCCCGCAGGCGTACGAGTGGCTGGGCCGCGCCCTGGCCGATCAGGGCGTCGAGACAGTCATCCCGGCCTTCCCGCTCGATCTGGCCGTCACGGCCGCCGGCCGCGCCGACGCGCTGATCGGCGCGTACGGGGGCGGGAAGCGCGTGGTGATCGCCGGGCATTCGCTGGGCGGCGCGATGGCCGCGCAGTACGCCGCCCGGCACCCCGGGAAGGTCGCGGGCCTGATCCTGATGGCCGCGTACCCCGCCGGGAACGTGACGCTGACAGGCCAGACGCTGCCCGTCCTGTCCCTGCTGGCCGAGCGTGACGGCGTCGCCGCCCCCGAGGATGTGCGCGGCGGCCTGAACCGCCTGCCTGCGGGCACCACCCTGACCGTCATTCCCGGCGCGGTGCACGCCTTCTTCGGCCGCTACGGCCCGCAGCGGGGCGACGGACAGCCGGACGTGAGCCGCGCGCAGGCGGAAGGCGACATCCTGAACGCCGTCCAGACCTACCTGACCGGACTGCGCTGATCCGGTACCCTGCGGCATGACCCGCCGACTGCTGCCCCTGGCCCTGACGCTCCCGCTGCTGGCCGGGTGCGACCCGCAGGGCCTGGACCTGTACTCCCCGACGGACGCGCGGGACTACGTGCGGTCCTGCGCCCGCGCCCGCAGTGACGTCATGTGCCGCGCCATGCAGCCCACCCTGGCCGCCGTCAGCGGCCCCGTGAGCGTCCTGCTGCCCAACACCGGAGACACCGAGCGCGAGGAGGCCCTCACGCGCTTCCTGGCCGGGCGGGGCACCACCCTGGCCGCCTTCCGGAGTGACGCGGCCCTCCAGGCGGCGTTCGCCCGCGCGAACATCTTCCCGGTCGCGCAGCTGCGCACGGGGACCTTCCGCACGCTGGACGGCACCCCGCACGAGGTGACATGCGCGGAGCATGTCTCTGGTCTGGGCCCTGAGTGCCAGATCGGGCCGCTGGGCGGCGTGGACCACCTGCACTACCGCAAGCCCCAGGCCGACAGCCTGTACGCGACGTCCCCACAGACGCTGGGTGAACTCATCTTCTTCCCGTTCTGACTGCGGCGGGCCGCAGGGCGCAGGGGCGTGGCGCTGGGCGCCCGAGCATGGGCAAGCGCTGAAGGCGGCCCGCACCCATCCCGGTGGGCGGGCGGGGATCATGCCGGGATGAGCCGGTCTGCCCCCACCCCCCGTGACGGTTTCGTGCAGGTGCGCGGCGCGCGGGAACACAACCTGAAGAACGTGGACGTGGACCTGCCCAGAGGCGCCCTGGTGGTGTTCACCGGGGTGTCGGGGTCCGGGAAGTCCTCGCTGGCGTTCGGGACGCTGTACGCCGAGGCGCAGCGCCGCTACCTGGATTCCGTGTCGCCGTACGCGCGGCGGCTGTTCAACCAGCTGGGCACCCCGGACGTGGACCGCATCGAGGGCCTGCCGCCTGCCGTGGCGCTCCAGCAGGGGCGGGGCGTGACGTCGGCGCGCAGCACGGTGGGCAGCCTGACCACCCTGAACAGCGTCCTGCGGCTGCTGTACTCCCGCGCGGGCGACTACCCGGGGGGGCAGGGCATCATCTATGCGGAGGGGTTCTCGCCGAACACCCCGGAGGGCGCCTGCCCGGAATGTCACGGGCTGGGGCGCGTTTTCGACGTGACCGAGGCGAGCATGGTGCCCGACCCGTCGCTGACGATCCGCGAGCGGGCCATCGCCGCGTGGCCGACCGCGTGGGGCGGGCAGAACCAGCGGGACATCCTCGTGACGCTGGGCTACGACGTGGACACGCCCTGGCGCGACCTGCCGCAGCGCGACCGCGACTGGATCCTGTTCACCGAGGAGCAGCCGCAGGTGCCCGTCTACCCCGGCTTCACGCCCGAGGAGACCCGCCGGGCCCTGAAACGCCGCGCCGAACCGTCCTACATGGGGACATTCACGTCCGCGCGGCGGCACGTGCTGCACACCTTCGCGACCAGCGGCAGCGAGAGCATGAAACGCCGCGCGGCGTCGTTCATGGTGATCCGCGAGTGCCCCGTCTGCCACGGCAAACGCCTGACCCGTGAGGCCCTGGGCGTGACCTTCGCCGGGCTGGACATCGCGGACTTCTCGCGCCTGCCGCTCAGCCGCGCCGCCGAACTGCTGGCCCCCGCCGCCCGTGGGGACACGGACCGCCCCGGTGGCCCGCTCCGCCCGCAGGAGGAGGCGCTGGCCCTGACCCGCCTCGCGGGCGACCTGTGCGCGCGGATCGAGGTGCTCGGGCGCCTGGGCCTGGGGTACCTGACCCTGGAACGGGGCACGCCCACCCTCTCGCCCGGGGAGCTCCAGCGGCTGCGGCTGGCGACCCAGCTGTACTCGAACCTGTTCGGGGTGGTGTACGTCCTCGACGAACCGTCCGCCGGGCTGCACCCCGCCGACACCGAGGCGCTGCTGGGCGCCCTGGACGATCTGAAGGCCGGGGGGAACTCGCTGTTCGTGGTCGAGCACGACCTCGCCGTGATCCGCCACGCCGACTGGATCGTGGACATCGGCCCGGCCGCCGGGCAGGGCGGGGGCGAGGTGCTGTACAGCGGCCCACCCGCGGGGCTGCGGGACGTGGCGGCCTCGCAGACCGCGCGCCACCTCTTCGCGCCGCCCAGCCCGGACCGCCCGGCGCCGCGCGAACCGCAGGGCTGGCTGGAGGTGCAGGGCGTGACCCGCAACAACCTGCGCGGTCTGGACGCGCGGCTGCCCCTGGGCGTCCTGACCGCCGTGACCGGCGTGAGCGGCTCGGGCAAATCCAGCCTGATCACCCAGGCCCTCGCGGACCTGCTCGGCGCGCACCTGGGCCTCATGCCGCCCGCGCCGGAGGGCGGCACCGACCCCGCCGACCTGCTGAGCGCCGACGACGCGCCCGCCCCCACGGGTGGCACGCTGGGCGGCGACGTGGCCCGCGTGAAGCGGCTGGTGCAGGTCACGCAGAGTCCCATCGGGCGCACGCCGCGCAGCAACCTCGCCACGTACACCGGCCTGTTCGACCACGTCCGCAGCCTGTTCGCCGCGACGCCCCTGGCGCGGCGGCGGCACTACCGACCGGGCCGTTTCTCCTTCAACGTGAAGGGCGGCCGCTGCGAGCACTGCCAGGGCGAGGGCTGGGTCATGGTGGAACTGCTGTTCCTGCCGTCCGTGTACGCTCCCTGCCCCGTCTGCCACGGCGCGCGCTTCAACGACAGCACGCTGGAGGTGAAGTGGGCGGACCTGAATATCGCGCAGGTGCTCGACCTGACCGTGGACGCCGCCGCCGACGTCTTCGCGCACGAGCCCCCCGTCGCGCGCGCCCTGA encodes:
- a CDS encoding stage V sporulation protein S translates to METLRVSGTSRPNAIAGAIAALLRSQGQVEIQAIGPTAVNQAVKALAIARGYLVGDQLDLYTQPEFVKLDVHEEERTAVRFFVQGIPAPGSAPS
- a CDS encoding zinc metallopeptidase, which translates into the protein MEFFGPYTPLILIILVASFVIQGALTRTYRRWSGVRNPRNLTGAQVARMMLDANGLSHVPVNAVPGSLSDHYDPMRKTVNLSEGVYSVPSVAAMAVAAHEVGHAIQDRVRMPALVARGRLAVPLSLGMNLAPLLFMAGVFLNFAGLIWLGVVLFGAALLFHVITLPVEFDASRRALAYLNQTGLSGSPEATGGARSVLTAAALTYVAGFAMALAQFLNVLSIARNDD
- a CDS encoding metal-sulfur cluster assembly factor — its product is MTAPENAPVPAAGLPSEAQVLEALKVVKDPEIPVNVVDLGLIYGVDIQASGLVDITMTLTSVGCPVQDLIRSDAELAVGRLDGVSEVNVEFVWTPPWGPDKMTEDGKRQMRMFGFNV
- a CDS encoding rhodanese-like domain-containing protein, which encodes MEDVTPQEGLRRVQQGALLVDVREQNEFDEVHAEGAQLIPLSEFETRYAELPKDRELVMICRSGARSARAGEFLKAQGYGQVVNLAGGTMAWVEGGLPSVQGQN
- a CDS encoding rhodanese-like domain-containing protein translates to MTLPEGATVIDLRPEDLRAADPLGDLTARPVRAVSLQAIEDGAHGLTPDLGPLVVICERGVRSGLAARYLSADGLDARAYPGGVPALRVALRGDEAGGN
- a CDS encoding aspartate aminotransferase family protein; this translates as MSALPPGFISTRDVLDERLSGADVRRLELKYGNEELLYGLDVLGLAGPFSRVTPWELEDERGVRRINASGYAATPFGEMPPAITEFMHEFLRKNRAMGLPQQSTGPWRAALQANLVGLLARELPSHADSQVFFCSSGTEAIEGALKFAKAWRPKAKYQISFASGYHGKTLGSLSLTPNPEYQDIFRPLVPGALTSPYGDLDALTRLIRRVGADNVTCVVVEPIQGEGGVNIPPAGFLRGVGELCRRHGIPVIADEIQTGLGRTGHWFESAAQGLDADIVTLAKPLGGGMTAVGATIVRAPIYKKMLGGLSSKRHSNTFGGGALAMAVGLRSLEYLIENDLPARSAALGAEGLARLQAVQKRFPNLLEAVRGQGMLFALQFRPMVGVPLPGALKELVFEATAILALRELHQGGVMANLSLSSKRTVRLTPALDMPQDVFTTMFDRVEAFAQTHPSARHLLTSTPPQVTARLAAFAASKPKKRTPSDG
- a CDS encoding acyl-CoA dehydrogenase family protein, coding for MTSTPDPSALLAGLDLRALAALSERVDLPALLGAASRLNDRQLGQLTRTLSGPHDDHSTLPAPDGDFLGQLGTLGPDERQTAADVRAFMETHVAPIMNEYWNRDEFPRQLIPKLRRLDLLRRIWNEDGTRKPNATVLEGLITLEACRVDVSTAVFFGVHAGLAFASVALGGSDEQKAEWLPKMLDLDVIGAFGLTEPEGGSQVSQGMRTTCRRDGDRWILRGQKKWIGNSTFSDFTVIWARDVDGGEVRGFIVRAGTPGYSVEKIQGKTALRIVENGLITLDDCAVPDSDRLQNVQGWRTTAEVLKLTRAGVAWQGVGCAMGAYELALAYAQTREQFGKRIGEFQLIQNHLVHMLGNVTGMLALCLRLSHLADAGDMRDEHAALAKVVTAARCRETVALARETFGGNGILLEYGVAKHFADTEAIYSYEGTNEINTLVVGRAITGLSAFV
- a CDS encoding alpha/beta fold hydrolase, translated to MTPDPPVRSRRPARLSPRVRTWLVAGLSLLGGYVIATARQVAVRPPLVLGQDAVSSPQSREARVTLEQAGGPVIRIRPAGGEARTLLVFYPGGLVRPQAYEWLGRALADQGVETVIPAFPLDLAVTAAGRADALIGAYGGGKRVVIAGHSLGGAMAAQYAARHPGKVAGLILMAAYPAGNVTLTGQTLPVLSLLAERDGVAAPEDVRGGLNRLPAGTTLTVIPGAVHAFFGRYGPQRGDGQPDVSRAQAEGDILNAVQTYLTGLR
- a CDS encoding excinuclease ABC subunit UvrA yields the protein MSRSAPTPRDGFVQVRGAREHNLKNVDVDLPRGALVVFTGVSGSGKSSLAFGTLYAEAQRRYLDSVSPYARRLFNQLGTPDVDRIEGLPPAVALQQGRGVTSARSTVGSLTTLNSVLRLLYSRAGDYPGGQGIIYAEGFSPNTPEGACPECHGLGRVFDVTEASMVPDPSLTIRERAIAAWPTAWGGQNQRDILVTLGYDVDTPWRDLPQRDRDWILFTEEQPQVPVYPGFTPEETRRALKRRAEPSYMGTFTSARRHVLHTFATSGSESMKRRAASFMVIRECPVCHGKRLTREALGVTFAGLDIADFSRLPLSRAAELLAPAARGDTDRPGGPLRPQEEALALTRLAGDLCARIEVLGRLGLGYLTLERGTPTLSPGELQRLRLATQLYSNLFGVVYVLDEPSAGLHPADTEALLGALDDLKAGGNSLFVVEHDLAVIRHADWIVDIGPAAGQGGGEVLYSGPPAGLRDVAASQTARHLFAPPSPDRPAPREPQGWLEVQGVTRNNLRGLDARLPLGVLTAVTGVSGSGKSSLITQALADLLGAHLGLMPPAPEGGTDPADLLSADDAPAPTGGTLGGDVARVKRLVQVTQSPIGRTPRSNLATYTGLFDHVRSLFAATPLARRRHYRPGRFSFNVKGGRCEHCQGEGWVMVELLFLPSVYAPCPVCHGARFNDSTLEVKWADLNIAQVLDLTVDAAADVFAHEPPVARALSTLQEVGLGYLRLGQPATELSGGEAQRVKLASELQKATRGHTVYLLDEPTTGLHPSDVDRLHAQLRRLVDAGHTVMLVEHDLGLIAAADWVIDLGPGAGEDGGQIVAQGTPEQVARSQRSRTAPYLGRALGDLTPT